The Mucilaginibacter sp. PAMB04168 genome contains the following window.
TGCTCATATCATGTGCGGCTACAAGGGGGTCAATTTAATTAATCTTTCAAACCGGTAGGTGCAACGCCCGGCTTATCGGCAGTTGCCACCGGAAACTCTGCTTCTATTTCGTTAATTGATGATGTTTTGGTTAACTGAATGATAGATTGTGTACGGGCCTTTACCCACCTGCCTAAGCGTGTATTATAAGTACCGCCCAGTTTATAATAAAAGCCCTGATCGGAAGGAGTGGTGTAGGTGAGGGCGGTTGTGTTTGTACCCTGCCTGTAATACGGCTGTGATTGTAAGGTAATTGGATTAACCACATCATAAAAATCGGTGTTGGTTATTTTATAGCCTAGCGCCGGAGGGCCGGCTGAGAACAGGTTACCGCCGGTACTCACAAACATCACATCGATAGGTTCACTATCTTTAGTTACCGCTGTACCATTAAATACAGCCATACCAAATGCGTTACCACTGTTGGCAAAAAATCCGGTATTACGTATGCCGAAACCATCACCATCGGTAGTGGTATAGTTAAACGACCTTATCCAGTTAGATGAGGCCATGCTGGTTGAAGATGATCCGTTTATCATTTTACCAGCCCCGCCTACATAAAAGAACGTACCTTTTTTGGCCGTGCCTTGTGTTAAATTAAACTTAAAGGTACGGAATGTTGTAGCTGCTGTTGAACCGACTGCAACAGAGCCACCACCCGTAGCCCAGCCGTTTGCCGGGAAGCCGCCTGGTGTAGAGCCGCCTGCATTGTTAGTAACGACTACTGAAAACGGTGTTACCGCAAAATCGATATCGCGTGTGGCCAACAACTGTATATACTCATAATTTCCGTCGCCGCCCGATACGTCGTTGATGAAACCGCTGATAACAATTGGCGTAAGTGATATCGTAGAACTAAGCAGTTGCGAATCCTCCGCTTTGCGCATCCTGATTTGAGGCGTTAACTTACCATCGGCACTGGTAGTATTATACACAATGCCGTAGAAGTTAGCACTAACCGGCAGAACGTTGTTGGCAAATGCAGCGCCGGGTTCGGTATGCAGGGTAATGTTATCAAAACCGTCATTTACAAATTTGTTGCCGGCAAACTTATCACTAGGCGTTGGTATAGGGTCAAAACCACCTTTTACAATGGTCACTAAGGTACTTTCGTACTTAAGCGGATCGGCAAGAATGGCGCTGCTATTAACCCGGTTAGGAGCTATGGGCTTACCGCTCGCTATTTTATTGATTGCGCTTAGCGGAATATTTTTGATTTGTAATATGTTATCGGCCCTGGTTAATGTACCGCCGGTTACGGTTACAACTACCGAATCGCCCGATACAAATTTTGTAGCATCGGCACCAATTGGTATGGCAATACCCCTTAGTTGCGAAAGGCGGCGTCTATCTTGCAATATCAAAAATCCGGGAGGCAAATTACCTTGTGCATAATCGGAGATTACCACTCCTGTAATTTTATCGCATCCATACATGTTTTCTTTAGCTAAAGTTACGTCCGTGCCGCTGTATAGTTCGCGTAAATCGTATAAGGATATGTATGGGCTAACGGTAATCGGTATATAATCGCTTTCGCGCTTACAACCCATCCAAACGGCACCTATCACCAAAAGTGCAGTAATATAAAGTATTGTCTTTTTCATATTAAATCGTGTGATATAATTATGGTTTTTGCCACCAAACTAATGTGTTAATATCATCAGCGCCTTGCGATGCTACCGCATTGGCATAGCTTGTAGGGTTTGTTGATTGAGAAGCCAAAGGATAATTTAGCCTTGCAGGCATTCTGCCGCCATTAGCCAAACCCGTACCTTTTGGAAGAAAAGGATGGCCCGTTCTGCGATACTCAAACCATTGTTGAAAATCGACCAGAAACATGGCGTAATATTTCTGCAGCTGAATTAACTCCATTTTGCTGGGTGTGCCCGGTGTAGTGGTATTCAGCGGCAAGCTGTTATCCCAATCAATATCAGCTTTGGTTATATAATCGATTAAAGCAGGGTCTGAAGCTGTTTTGAAAAAGTTAGGCAACCAGTAATTTAATCCATCACCAATACCTTTAATATAATATGCTTCGCCCGTTCCACTAATCCAGCCTTTAGCAGCAGCCTCGGCTAAAATGAAATCAACCTCGGCACAGTTCATGATGATGCCAGTATATGGGTCAGTTTGCAAAGTAACAGCCGCGCTTTGTGCGTCAGAATAAAAATAAGCCTGCTTTGTTAATCCCAAACCAATATCATAACCACTTGGTACACCAACTAAACCATTTGGGCCATTTGCAATGCCAAACCTATTGTAACCATTAGTGCCATACGTAGCGGTAGTAATACGCGGATCAACCCAGTTGGTGAGGTTTCCTAAAAAGAAACTGGTGATAGCCGGCGTTCTGAAGTCAACCGGCCGCACGTTAATCATCAATGGCGAAGAATATACTGCAGTACTACTGTTAGTTCCATTCCACAAAATTTTTGCGGTGTGGGTGTTATCCTCCATAATAGGATAGTTTCCCTTATTGGTTTCGGCAATCTCCTTAATTTTGGCAATTACCTGTGAGCTGACTTCTGCCTTGCCTGAAACACGAAGCAGCAACCGCAGGTACAACGAATTCCCAAACCTGCGCCATTTGCTAACATCGCCCTGGTATACCGGATCGCCTGTTTTGATAATTTCCTTTCCTTCGGCCAACAGCTTGTTAGCCTCTTCCAGCTTGTTAAACAAATCAAGATAGATGTCTTTTTGCTTATCGTACACCGGTTGTAAACTGCCTTCTTTGCCCTGATTAGCTTGTGAGTAAGGCACATCGCCGTAAACATCAGTTAGCAATTGAAAAACCCAGGCCTGGGTAATTAACGAAATGCCTTTGTATGATGAATTTTCTGAGCCGGGTTGACTGGCAATCGTATATATATCGCGCAGGTTGGTCAATTCCGGATACCAGGCGTTCCAGGTGTAATCTGCCCAGTTACGTCTTACATCATACCTAAAAACTCTGCCCTCCGAATCACTTACATCTACCGTAACCTGCATTAACTCGTTGTTAAAGCCTCGGTTACGCACCATATTAGCCTGTAAAATATTCACTAGCGCCGGCGCTAATAACTGGTTTGCTGTGGTACTTGTTTTACCTATTGGGTCGGTATTTACTTCATTAAAATCTTTTGTACAAGAAGCTAAAGCAGTAACGGCCGACAGTAATATATAGCTGGTTATTTTCTTTAACGATTTCATAATTCCTATTTTATATCCCTACAACTAAACGAAATCCATAACTTCTGGTGGATGGTAACTGACCTGTTTCAAATCCCTGAACAATATCGGTACCTGATAGTGTACCAAACTCAGGATCAAACGCCGGCCAAGGCGACCAGATGAACAGGTTACGTCCGTATATACCTAAACTCAGTTTATTAACACCAATCTTCCTTACTAACTTGGTGTCGAAGTTGTAAGACAGGTTGGCTTCTCTAAATTTTAAATAATCAGTTTTGAATATGCTCCCTTCTGCCTGATCTGAGCCATATAACGAGTTATAAAAAGATTCTACGTTAGAGGCTATTACATCGTTAGGACGGTAAGTTCCATCCGGGTTTTGTACTACACCGTCACCAATAATGCCGTTGTAACGTCCGGGTACGGTAATTTTTAGCTTACCCAACGCTGCCATCCTGGAAAAGGTGAGTGAATGTGCTACTGCACCCAATTGTGCATCAAACAACCCAGACAAACTGAAGCGCTGATAAGTAACCGTAGTACCAAAGCTGAATCTGAACTTAGGCATGGTATTGCCCAGGTAAACAAGCGCATCACCTGCCTTGGCATTTCCAGAAACCGCATCATAAAGAATTTGACCATCAGGAGCACGCACAATATCTCTTCCGTATAAGTCGCCCATGCTGCCGCCAACGCTGGCTACAATAGCTGCGCCGCCCAAAGGACCTGTTCTGAGCACAACAGAACTATCTGCCAGTTCCATTATTTTATTGCGATTGGCGGTGAACGTACCGGTAAGCTGCCAAGAGAACTTCTTGGTTTGTATAGGTGTGCCGCTCAAAGAAATTTCGATACCTCTGTTCTGAACATTACCTACGTTAAATACGGCTACGTTATAACCAGTTGAACGGTCTACAACCCTGTTTAAGATTTGATTTTTGGTATTGCCTTTGTAGACTGCTAAATCGAAATTCAACCGGTTATTAAATAAATGTATCTCGGTACCTAACTCTGTTGTAGTCGTTTTTAAGGGCTTTAAGTTTGGATTGGGCAACACACCTGGATTAGTCATCGCACTATCCGGATAAATGCCGTTAGAAGCAAGCGTGTAATTATACGATGTACGGTAAGGAACGGTACTACCACTACCCACCTGAGCTAAAGATGCTCTTAATTTTAAATAGTTAATGAATTTAGGTAAGTG
Protein-coding sequences here:
- a CDS encoding DUF5689 domain-containing protein, with the translated sequence MKKTILYITALLVIGAVWMGCKRESDYIPITVSPYISLYDLRELYSGTDVTLAKENMYGCDKITGVVISDYAQGNLPPGFLILQDRRRLSQLRGIAIPIGADATKFVSGDSVVVTVTGGTLTRADNILQIKNIPLSAINKIASGKPIAPNRVNSSAILADPLKYESTLVTIVKGGFDPIPTPSDKFAGNKFVNDGFDNITLHTEPGAAFANNVLPVSANFYGIVYNTTSADGKLTPQIRMRKAEDSQLLSSTISLTPIVISGFINDVSGGDGNYEYIQLLATRDIDFAVTPFSVVVTNNAGGSTPGGFPANGWATGGGSVAVGSTAATTFRTFKFNLTQGTAKKGTFFYVGGAGKMINGSSSTSMASSNWIRSFNYTTTDGDGFGIRNTGFFANSGNAFGMAVFNGTAVTKDSEPIDVMFVSTGGNLFSAGPPALGYKITNTDFYDVVNPITLQSQPYYRQGTNTTALTYTTPSDQGFYYKLGGTYNTRLGRWVKARTQSIIQLTKTSSINEIEAEFPVATADKPGVAPTGLKD
- a CDS encoding SusD/RagB family nutrient-binding outer membrane lipoprotein encodes the protein MKSLKKITSYILLSAVTALASCTKDFNEVNTDPIGKTSTTANQLLAPALVNILQANMVRNRGFNNELMQVTVDVSDSEGRVFRYDVRRNWADYTWNAWYPELTNLRDIYTIASQPGSENSSYKGISLITQAWVFQLLTDVYGDVPYSQANQGKEGSLQPVYDKQKDIYLDLFNKLEEANKLLAEGKEIIKTGDPVYQGDVSKWRRFGNSLYLRLLLRVSGKAEVSSQVIAKIKEIAETNKGNYPIMEDNTHTAKILWNGTNSSTAVYSSPLMINVRPVDFRTPAITSFFLGNLTNWVDPRITTATYGTNGYNRFGIANGPNGLVGVPSGYDIGLGLTKQAYFYSDAQSAAVTLQTDPYTGIIMNCAEVDFILAEAAAKGWISGTGEAYYIKGIGDGLNYWLPNFFKTASDPALIDYITKADIDWDNSLPLNTTTPGTPSKMELIQLQKYYAMFLVDFQQWFEYRRTGHPFLPKGTGLANGGRMPARLNYPLASQSTNPTSYANAVASQGADDINTLVWWQKP